The following DNA comes from Frankia casuarinae.
CGTCGCATTCCGAACCGGGGATTCGCGCGGTTGCAGTTGTAGTCGTCCATCAGCAGCACCGCACCGTCGGGCATCAACCGGTGGGTCAACAGGTGGTCGAGCACCTGGGACGTGGACGCGTAGAGGTCGCAGTCCAGGTTGGCGATGGCCACCGGGCGGGTGATGGGTGTGGACAGCAACGTCTCCTCGTACATCCCGCGCACGACGGTCCAGTCCCGGTCGCCGAAACGGGCGGTGAACTCCCGGCGCAGCATCTCCTCGGTGCCGGGTGGGGCCGCGTCCTCCGATTCGCGCCAGTAACCGGTGTCGGCGACCTCGTAGGAGGCGACGTCCACCGGATCGACGCTCTTGGGGAAGCCCGCGAAGGAGTCGTACAGGTACAGATTCCGGGGATGCAGGACGTCGTAGAATTCGTGCATGGCGTTGAACTCCACGAGGAGATCGGCCAGGAGCAGCGAGCTGAATCCCTGGAAGCAGCCGAACTCCGCCACCGCACCGGGGATGTGGCACCCGTAGACGTACTCGAAGGTGGCTCGGAAGGCCTCGCCGTAGATTCTCCGAGCACGATCCTGGTCGTGGTAGGTGGCGTTTTCTATACGGTCGGGCGTTGGCATGTGTTCCACCTCGTCAGATCGCTCACCGGGCCACCGCGTCGTACAGGGTCGGGTCCACGTCGATGTCCATGTTCAACTCGCAGCAGCGGTAGCAGATCGGCTGCAGCCCCTGCCGGAGGGTCTCCCGCATCCGGGTGTAGGTCTCGCCGTGGAACACCTCCCGCAGGGATCCGTCCCGCAGCGACCCCATGACCGTGTCGGCGAACGTGGTGCAGCTCACGACCTGGCCGTTGGGAAGCACCGTGGTCTGGGCCCAGAGCTTCACACAGGTCCGCTCCCGGACGGTCTGGTGCCACCGGGGGGTGAAGAACCTGCTCTTGTCCTCGTTGCTGTAGCGGACGGGGGGGACCAGGACCGACACCGAGTCGGAGGTGTTCATCGCCTCGTCGAGCAGGTCGCGCAGCCGCTGCGGATCGAGGTCGGCGTGCTGGTGTTCGTTGCAGTACCCGGCCCAGGACAGGAAGGGCCGGCCGGTCACGGCCTCGAAGGCGGCCCGGGAACCCTCGCCCTCCGTGCGGGTGAAGAAGCTCGACAGGCCCACCGTGATCTCGGACAGGCCCAGCCGTTCGGTGAGCCGGACCATCTCGGGCAGGTGGGTGTAGTTCATGCCGGTAACCACGAAGTTGATCGCGACCTTCGGCCCCCGGCCGGCGCGCCGCGTCTCCTCCTGCAGGGCGGCCAGGCCCCTCATGGCCCGCCCGAAGGCGTTGCGCCCGCGGATGGGGTCGTTGACCTCGGGAGAGGGGCCGTCGACGGACAGGTAGACGTCGTCGATGCCGCTGGCCACGATGCCGGCCGCATGCCGGTCGAGCAGCGTGCCGTTCGTGCTCATGTCCAGGTTGCAGGACGGCAGCCGTTCCTTGGCGATCCGCATCAGCTCGACCGCGTGATCGTGCATGAGCGGCTCGCCGCCCATCATGGTCAGGTAGGTCGTCTCCGGGGTGCCGGTGTCCGCGGCGAGCTCGTCGACCAGCGCGGTCCACATCTCGAGGCTCATCTGGTCGCGGCGGACGTCCGCCAGCCAGCCGCTCTCGGCGGCCGAGTCCCCGTACATCCAGCACTCACGACAGGTCAGGTTGCACGACCAGTTCACGAACACCGTCACGTACCGGGGCATGGTCCTGACCACCGGGGTCAGTGGAATCATCGCTGGGCTCCGAATCTCGTGTCCGACAGGTCCGCTCGACCGAGCAGGTTGGCCAGGGCCTCGGTCGCCCATGGTTCGTCGGTGCGCAGCCGCTCACCGCCTTCCGCCGCGAGGTACCGGTGCAGGACGGGCAGGTGCTCGCCGGGCAGCTGGGAGGGGTAGTACAGCACCCCGCGCTCGATGGCCCGCCGGTACGGACCGGCCGCCACGAGGGTCCCGGCCCGCGTCGGCGCCGGGCCGGTCGCCGCGGCGTAGGGCAGGTCGGCGTACCAGACCACCGAGGGTTCCGGGACGAGGCAGGGGGCCACCGCGTCCACCGCCCGGCGGACCACCTCGTGATCGACATGGCCGCCGACGGCCATCGGGGCCAGCAGGAACCGCGGCCGCACGGCGGCCGCCAGCGCGGCCAGCCCGTCGGCCACCCGGCGGACCAGCCCGGGGTCGGCGGCAGCACCCATCTCCGTGTCGTCCGTGTACCCGCGCAGGCTGGCGTCCGGTAGCCGCAACGACACCAGGGCGGCGCCGGCATGCCGGTCGGCCCACGCCGCGTCCTCGGCCGTACGCAGCGCGGTGACCGAGGCGGCGTCCCCGTGCGCCGCCGACCCCGGCGCATAGCGGCTGCGCCCGAAGACGGTCACCGCGTGCAGGTCGTGTCCCGCGCCGGCCAGCGTGGCGACGGTCGCACCGACGGACCAGGCGAGGTCGTCCGGGTGCGGGGACACCAGCAGCACCGTCGACCCCATCAGATGAACTCGTCCAGGAGCCGGTAGTAGTGCTCGCGCACGGGATCGGGCTGTCGGCCGCAGCGGGCCAGCAACCGGGCCGCGTGGCCCGGACCGTAGCCCCAGCGGGTGCATTCCTCGCCGATGTTGCGCACCGCCACGGCCAGGTCCAGCCACACGTCGGCGACACCGCAGCGGCCGACGTCGAGCAGCGCGGTCGGGGCCAGGGTGTCCGGGTCGAGCAGCACGTTGTCCAGGCAGAGATCGCCGTGACAGACCACGAGCTGCTCCTGCTCCGGTGCCGGGGTGGCGTCGAGTTCCCGCTGCAGGTCCTGCGCACTCCAGCCGCGGTGGCGTGGTTCCAGGTCGGCCAGGTCGACGGTGCCCGTCCGCACGGCGTGCCGGGCGGCCGGGAGGGTGATCCGCAGGGTGCGGTCGAAGGGACACCGGGCGGCGGGCAGGCCGTGCAAGGCGAGGACGAGTTCGGCCACCGCGTCGATCACCCGGTCGAGCCGGTCCGCCGGCCAGGGTCCCGCCGCGGGGACCCCGGGCACCTCCCGGGTGACCAGCCACATGTGCGTCTCGTCGGCGCCGACGTCGACCACCTCGGGAACCGGAATCCCCTGCCGGGCCAGCCACGAGAGCCGCTCGGCCTCGGCCTCGGCCTGAAAGCGATGGTCCTCGCGCCCGCGTCGCGGCGCCGACTTCAGGTAGTGCCCGTCGAGCCGGTACACCCGGGTGCCGTAGGAGCGGGTCACGACGTGTGCCCAGGCCCGGTCCGGGCCGGGTCCCGGTGCCGCGACGGGTCGGGACGGAGCCTCAACCACAGGACGGATCCAGCCGGCGGGCCAGGGCCGGGTCCCGCTCCACCACCGCCTGCACGGTCTGTTCGATGCGCTGCCGGACCACCTCGTCGTCGAGCTCACCGCCGAACGCCTCGGCGCGGAACTGGGCCAGGCGTTCCGGCGACAGCGCGTCCGCCTCGAAGGTGTGCCGTTCGGCGACCTCGCGGGCGCCCTTCTCGAAGGCGGCCAGGGCATGATCCACGTCGGCGTCGGTGAAGGCGGTGGTGACCATGTGGGTCCCGCTGTCCTCGAAGTAGGCGCCGTGGTCGAAGGCGGCCCGGTAGACGTCCCACGAGATCTGCTCGGAGGGCATCACGACGTCGAACATCATCGGCGGGCCGGCGACCACGGCCGGGATACCGACCGCGGCGAGGACGTCGCGCATCCCGTCGCGCAGGACCCCGCCCAGCCGTTCGGCGTTGGCATGGGCCTGCGTGCCGTCGATCTCGTCCAGCACCGCCAGGGCGGCGGCCATCGGCGGTACCTCACGGGTGTACGTGCCCGCGACCCCGGCGGTGTCGTAGGCGTCGATCACGTCCCGCCGGCCCACCACCGACGAGATCGAGTGCCCGTTGCCCAGGCCCTTGCTCATGGTGATGAGATCCGCCGGGACGTTCCCGGTCCCGTTCAGCCCCCGCACCCCCCACCGGAAGGCGGTGATCACCTCGTCGATGATGAACAGGACGCCCTTGCTGGCACACAGCCGCGACAGGCCGCGGTAGTACTCCTCGTCGAACCAGGCCGGCTCCGGTGTGACGATCACCGCGGCCACGTCGTCGCCGAACGCGTCCAGCATCCGGGCCAGGGCGTGCCTGCTGTAGCCGAAGCAGCCGATCCGGTTGCCCGCGTCATAGCCGATGCGCAGGTAGGACAGGTGCCAGTCGTGCCAGCCGTGATAGCCGGAGGTGAGGATGACGTCGCGTCCGGACGCGGCCCGCGCCAGGCGGATGGCCGCCGTGGTCGCCTCCGACCCGGTCTTGCTGAACACGGCCTTCTCCCCGGCCGGGTAGCGCTCGCACAGTCGCTCGGCCAGCTCGATGCGGGGCAGCGAGAGGGTGCTCGCGAAGACGGTGCCGTGCTCGGCGATGCAACGGGTGATCGACTCCACCACCCGCGGATGGCGGTTGCCCAGCAGGAGGGCACCGCTGGCGGCCGTGACGTCGAGGATCCGCCGACCTTCGACGTCCTCCATCCAGGAACCTTGGGCCGAGACGAAGACCGAGGGAAACCGGGTGCCGATGTCGTAGTCCTCCGCGGCGGTGCACCGCCGGGCCCGCTGGATCGTCTCCTGGTTGGTCAGCGCAGTCACCCGAGAACCTCCATGTTCGTTGTCAGCGCCGTTTCCAGTTCGGTGAGCACGGTGGCCGCCACCGCGGCGCCGACCGGATCGGCCAAGGTCGTGCTGATGGTGAAAGCACAGGGGGAACCGGTCCCGGCGTTCTGACGCCCACCGTGCGCGACACCCGTGTGGAGGGTGACGGCCGCGGCGATGACGTCCCCGGTGAAGGTGCAGGAGTCCGCCGGTAGCCGGGCCGGGTCCAGGCGCTGCATGCTGTGGAAGCACCCGTCGGGATGCACGCGCACGGTCTGCCGGTCGACCGCCACCGGCACCGCCGGGACCTCGAGCTCGCCGTGCGGGCCGAACAGGTCACCGCTGTGCTGGACCAGCCGTTCCAGGGCCTGCTCGGTGGTCGCCGCGGCTCCCCGGCGGCGCGCGTGCGCCCCCTCCAGGAGATAGCCGGTCCACTGGGCCATCGCCTGGGTGACCACACAGGCCCAGTACAGCTCGGCCGGGCTGAGCCGGTCCGAACCGATGGCGAAGTTGAACTGGTCGTACAGCGCCAGTTCGGTGGTGGGGGTGATCAGTCCGGTGCGCAGGCAGCGCTCGAAGTCGGGGGAGCCGGGGATCGGGTAGAAGGGGTTGGTCCAGAAACGCACCCCGGCGAGCATGAGGTTGACCGAGTCGCGGGCGAGCTCGCTGCACTCCTGGCCGAGCAGGCCGACGATCAGCGAGGCGCCGACGTCCACCCCCTGTTCCCGGAACAGGGCCGCACCGTCGTTGACCTTCTG
Coding sequences within:
- a CDS encoding TylF/MycF/NovP-related O-methyltransferase — translated: MPTPDRIENATYHDQDRARRIYGEAFRATFEYVYGCHIPGAVAEFGCFQGFSSLLLADLLVEFNAMHEFYDVLHPRNLYLYDSFAGFPKSVDPVDVASYEVADTGYWRESEDAAPPGTEEMLRREFTARFGDRDWTVVRGMYEETLLSTPITRPVAIANLDCDLYASTSQVLDHLLTHRLMPDGAVLLMDDYNCNRANPRFGMRRAMRECFARTDGFYDYSEFLRYGWHGRAFFVHRLGDSPNPDA
- a CDS encoding radical SAM protein, whose translation is MIPLTPVVRTMPRYVTVFVNWSCNLTCRECWMYGDSAAESGWLADVRRDQMSLEMWTALVDELAADTGTPETTYLTMMGGEPLMHDHAVELMRIAKERLPSCNLDMSTNGTLLDRHAAGIVASGIDDVYLSVDGPSPEVNDPIRGRNAFGRAMRGLAALQEETRRAGRGPKVAINFVVTGMNYTHLPEMVRLTERLGLSEITVGLSSFFTRTEGEGSRAAFEAVTGRPFLSWAGYCNEHQHADLDPQRLRDLLDEAMNTSDSVSVLVPPVRYSNEDKSRFFTPRWHQTVRERTCVKLWAQTTVLPNGQVVSCTTFADTVMGSLRDGSLREVFHGETYTRMRETLRQGLQPICYRCCELNMDIDVDPTLYDAVAR
- a CDS encoding PIG-L deacetylase family protein, encoding MGSTVLLVSPHPDDLAWSVGATVATLAGAGHDLHAVTVFGRSRYAPGSAAHGDAASVTALRTAEDAAWADRHAGAALVSLRLPDASLRGYTDDTEMGAAADPGLVRRVADGLAALAAAVRPRFLLAPMAVGGHVDHEVVRRAVDAVAPCLVPEPSVVWYADLPYAAATGPAPTRAGTLVAAGPYRRAIERGVLYYPSQLPGEHLPVLHRYLAAEGGERLRTDEPWATEALANLLGRADLSDTRFGAQR
- a CDS encoding APH(3') family aminoglycoside O-phosphotransferase, which codes for MVEAPSRPVAAPGPGPDRAWAHVVTRSYGTRVYRLDGHYLKSAPRRGREDHRFQAEAEAERLSWLARQGIPVPEVVDVGADETHMWLVTREVPGVPAAGPWPADRLDRVIDAVAELVLALHGLPAARCPFDRTLRITLPAARHAVRTGTVDLADLEPRHRGWSAQDLQRELDATPAPEQEQLVVCHGDLCLDNVLLDPDTLAPTALLDVGRCGVADVWLDLAVAVRNIGEECTRWGYGPGHAARLLARCGRQPDPVREHYYRLLDEFI
- a CDS encoding aminotransferase class III-fold pyridoxal phosphate-dependent enzyme, producing the protein MTALTNQETIQRARRCTAAEDYDIGTRFPSVFVSAQGSWMEDVEGRRILDVTAASGALLLGNRHPRVVESITRCIAEHGTVFASTLSLPRIELAERLCERYPAGEKAVFSKTGSEATTAAIRLARAASGRDVILTSGYHGWHDWHLSYLRIGYDAGNRIGCFGYSRHALARMLDAFGDDVAAVIVTPEPAWFDEEYYRGLSRLCASKGVLFIIDEVITAFRWGVRGLNGTGNVPADLITMSKGLGNGHSISSVVGRRDVIDAYDTAGVAGTYTREVPPMAAALAVLDEIDGTQAHANAERLGGVLRDGMRDVLAAVGIPAVVAGPPMMFDVVMPSEQISWDVYRAAFDHGAYFEDSGTHMVTTAFTDADVDHALAAFEKGAREVAERHTFEADALSPERLAQFRAEAFGGELDDEVVRQRIEQTVQAVVERDPALARRLDPSCG